In Cicer arietinum cultivar CDC Frontier isolate Library 1 chromosome 7, Cicar.CDCFrontier_v2.0, whole genome shotgun sequence, a single window of DNA contains:
- the LOC101490992 gene encoding polygalacturonate 4-alpha-galacturonosyltransferase-like isoform X1, which yields MARGVPFAKNGSKVFRFPVLYFVLLCVLAPGFFFLGSGFHAADQEDITAVPNTQQVAKWREWHTLKDLKSLFSKEVFDVIVTSTDDLGPLSLDNFRKNMSASWKVVGLETSNVAYELKQPTTHVRQEKPKGKEGRSSEGLAQWTDSPSRQVRRKLIEKRREKRAAELVKMDNEVVVKLENVAIERSRSVESAVLGKYNIWRKEIENENADSSVRFMRDQIIMARVYVSIAKMKNKLELYQDLQSRLKESQRALGDALADSDLHRSTHEKIKAMGQVLSKARAQLYDCKLVTGKLRAMLQTADEQVRSLKKQSTFLSQLAAKTIPNGIHCLSMRLTIDYYLLPPEKRKFPMSENLENPSLYHYALFSDNVLAASVVVNSTVKNAKDPSKHVFHLVTDKLNFGAMTMWFILNPPGKATIHVENVDDFKWLNSSYCPVLRQLESAKMKDYYFKAGHPTTLTSGASNLKYRNPKYLSMLNHLRFYLPEVYPKLDKILFLDDDIVVQKDLTGLWAVDLQGKVNGAVETCGESFHRFDKYLNFSNPHIARNFDPNACGWAYGMNIFDLKEWKKKDITGIYHKWQNMNEERVLWKLGTLPPGLMTFYGMTHPLNKSWHVLGLGYSPTVDRSLIENAAVVHYNGNMKPWLEIAMTKYRPYWTKYVQYNNPYLRNCKLLA from the exons ATCAAGAAGATATTACAGCTGTTCCAAATACACAG CAGGTTGCCAAATGGAGAGAATGGCATACATTGAAAGACCTTAAATCACTTTTTTCTAAAGAG GTTTTTGATGTTATTGTAACCAGCACAGATGATTTGGGGCCTTTGAGTCTTGACAATTTCAGAAAAAATATGTCTGCATCATGGAAAGTTGTTGGATTAGAGACTTCAAATGTTGCTTATGAG ctAAAGCAACCAACAACACATGTTAGACAAGAAAAACCAAAGGGGAAAGAAGGAAGATCTTCAG AGGGTCTTGCTCAGTGGACTGATAGCCCTTCACGGCAAGTCCGAAGG aaattaatagaaaaaaggAGGGAAAAGCGTGCTGCTGAGTTGGTAAAGATGGATAATGAAGTAGTTGTAAAACTTGAAAATGTTGCTATTGAACGCTCAAGATCTGTTGAGTCAGCCGTACTGGGTAAATACAACATTTGGAGGAAAGAAATTGAGAATGAAAATGCTGATTCTTCTGTTCGGTTTATGCGGGACCAGATCATTATGGCTAGGGTATATGTGAGTATTGCAAAGATGAAGAACAAGCTTGAGCTTTACCAAGATCTGCAATCTCGGCTGAAAGAGAGTCAACGTGCTCTAGGTGATGCACTTGCTGATTCGGATCTACATCGAAG TACACATGAAAAAATAAAGGCTATGGGCCAAGTTCTGTCAAAAGCACGAGCGCAGTTGTATGATTGCAAGTTGGTGACTGGAAAATTGAGAGCAATGCTACAAACAGCTGACGAGCAAGTTAGGAGCTTGAAGAAACAAAGCACATTCCTCAGTCAGTTGGCTGCCAAGACCATACCAAATGGAATTCATTGCTTATCGATGCGCCTTACAATAGATTACTACCTCCTTCCTCCTGAAAAGAGAAAATTCCCTATGAGCGAGAACTTGGAGAATCCTAGTCTTTATCATTATGCACTATTTTCAGACAATGTCTTGGCTGCATCTGTTGTTGTGAACTCAACTGTTAAGAATGCAAAG GATCCTTCAAAGCATGTTTTCCACCTTGTTACTGATAAACTAAATTTTGGAGCCATGACCATGTGGTTTATTTTGAACCCTCCTGGAAAAGCTACAATCCATGTTGAAAATGTTGATGATTTTAAGTGGTTGAACTCATCCTACTGCCCTGTACTGCGGCAGCTGGAATCAGCAAAAATGAAAGACTATTATTTCAAGGCAGGCCATCCAACCACACTTACTTCTGGTGCTTCCAATCTGAAATATAGAAACCCAAAATATCTCTCGATGCTCAACCATCTGAGATTCTACCTTCCAGAAGTTTATCCAAAATTAGATAAAATCCTTTTTCTTGATGACGACATCGTTGTTCAGAAAGATTTAACTGGACTATGGGCAGTTGATCTTCAGGGTAAAGTAAACGGGGCAGTTGAAACATGTGGCGAGAGCTTTCACCGATTTGACAAATATCTTAACTTTTCAAATCCACATATTGCAAGAAATTTTGATCCAAATGCTTGTGGTTGGGCATATGGGATGAACATATTTGATCTCAAGGAGTGGAAAAAGAAGGATATCACTGGCATATATCACAAGTGGCAGAATATG AATGAAGAAAGGGTGCTGTGGAAGCTGGGGACACTACCTCCAGGGCTAATGACATTCTATGGGATGACACATCCACTAAATAAATCATGGCATGTCCTTGGTTTGGGTTATAGCCCAACCGTAGATCGATCACTGATAGAGAACGCAGCAGTTGTACACTACAATGGTAATATGAAGCCGTGGCTAGAGATTGCCATGACAAAGTATCGGCCTTACTGGACTAAATATGTCCAATACAATAATCCTTATCTACGAAACTGTAAGTTACTTGCATAG
- the LOC101490992 gene encoding polygalacturonate 4-alpha-galacturonosyltransferase-like isoform X2 — protein sequence MARGVPFAKNGSKVFRFPVLYFVLLCVLAPGFFFLGSGFHAADQEDITAVPNTQVAKWREWHTLKDLKSLFSKEVFDVIVTSTDDLGPLSLDNFRKNMSASWKVVGLETSNVAYELKQPTTHVRQEKPKGKEGRSSEGLAQWTDSPSRQVRRKLIEKRREKRAAELVKMDNEVVVKLENVAIERSRSVESAVLGKYNIWRKEIENENADSSVRFMRDQIIMARVYVSIAKMKNKLELYQDLQSRLKESQRALGDALADSDLHRSTHEKIKAMGQVLSKARAQLYDCKLVTGKLRAMLQTADEQVRSLKKQSTFLSQLAAKTIPNGIHCLSMRLTIDYYLLPPEKRKFPMSENLENPSLYHYALFSDNVLAASVVVNSTVKNAKDPSKHVFHLVTDKLNFGAMTMWFILNPPGKATIHVENVDDFKWLNSSYCPVLRQLESAKMKDYYFKAGHPTTLTSGASNLKYRNPKYLSMLNHLRFYLPEVYPKLDKILFLDDDIVVQKDLTGLWAVDLQGKVNGAVETCGESFHRFDKYLNFSNPHIARNFDPNACGWAYGMNIFDLKEWKKKDITGIYHKWQNMNEERVLWKLGTLPPGLMTFYGMTHPLNKSWHVLGLGYSPTVDRSLIENAAVVHYNGNMKPWLEIAMTKYRPYWTKYVQYNNPYLRNCKLLA from the exons ATCAAGAAGATATTACAGCTGTTCCAAATACACAG GTTGCCAAATGGAGAGAATGGCATACATTGAAAGACCTTAAATCACTTTTTTCTAAAGAG GTTTTTGATGTTATTGTAACCAGCACAGATGATTTGGGGCCTTTGAGTCTTGACAATTTCAGAAAAAATATGTCTGCATCATGGAAAGTTGTTGGATTAGAGACTTCAAATGTTGCTTATGAG ctAAAGCAACCAACAACACATGTTAGACAAGAAAAACCAAAGGGGAAAGAAGGAAGATCTTCAG AGGGTCTTGCTCAGTGGACTGATAGCCCTTCACGGCAAGTCCGAAGG aaattaatagaaaaaaggAGGGAAAAGCGTGCTGCTGAGTTGGTAAAGATGGATAATGAAGTAGTTGTAAAACTTGAAAATGTTGCTATTGAACGCTCAAGATCTGTTGAGTCAGCCGTACTGGGTAAATACAACATTTGGAGGAAAGAAATTGAGAATGAAAATGCTGATTCTTCTGTTCGGTTTATGCGGGACCAGATCATTATGGCTAGGGTATATGTGAGTATTGCAAAGATGAAGAACAAGCTTGAGCTTTACCAAGATCTGCAATCTCGGCTGAAAGAGAGTCAACGTGCTCTAGGTGATGCACTTGCTGATTCGGATCTACATCGAAG TACACATGAAAAAATAAAGGCTATGGGCCAAGTTCTGTCAAAAGCACGAGCGCAGTTGTATGATTGCAAGTTGGTGACTGGAAAATTGAGAGCAATGCTACAAACAGCTGACGAGCAAGTTAGGAGCTTGAAGAAACAAAGCACATTCCTCAGTCAGTTGGCTGCCAAGACCATACCAAATGGAATTCATTGCTTATCGATGCGCCTTACAATAGATTACTACCTCCTTCCTCCTGAAAAGAGAAAATTCCCTATGAGCGAGAACTTGGAGAATCCTAGTCTTTATCATTATGCACTATTTTCAGACAATGTCTTGGCTGCATCTGTTGTTGTGAACTCAACTGTTAAGAATGCAAAG GATCCTTCAAAGCATGTTTTCCACCTTGTTACTGATAAACTAAATTTTGGAGCCATGACCATGTGGTTTATTTTGAACCCTCCTGGAAAAGCTACAATCCATGTTGAAAATGTTGATGATTTTAAGTGGTTGAACTCATCCTACTGCCCTGTACTGCGGCAGCTGGAATCAGCAAAAATGAAAGACTATTATTTCAAGGCAGGCCATCCAACCACACTTACTTCTGGTGCTTCCAATCTGAAATATAGAAACCCAAAATATCTCTCGATGCTCAACCATCTGAGATTCTACCTTCCAGAAGTTTATCCAAAATTAGATAAAATCCTTTTTCTTGATGACGACATCGTTGTTCAGAAAGATTTAACTGGACTATGGGCAGTTGATCTTCAGGGTAAAGTAAACGGGGCAGTTGAAACATGTGGCGAGAGCTTTCACCGATTTGACAAATATCTTAACTTTTCAAATCCACATATTGCAAGAAATTTTGATCCAAATGCTTGTGGTTGGGCATATGGGATGAACATATTTGATCTCAAGGAGTGGAAAAAGAAGGATATCACTGGCATATATCACAAGTGGCAGAATATG AATGAAGAAAGGGTGCTGTGGAAGCTGGGGACACTACCTCCAGGGCTAATGACATTCTATGGGATGACACATCCACTAAATAAATCATGGCATGTCCTTGGTTTGGGTTATAGCCCAACCGTAGATCGATCACTGATAGAGAACGCAGCAGTTGTACACTACAATGGTAATATGAAGCCGTGGCTAGAGATTGCCATGACAAAGTATCGGCCTTACTGGACTAAATATGTCCAATACAATAATCCTTATCTACGAAACTGTAAGTTACTTGCATAG